One segment of Dama dama isolate Ldn47 chromosome 15, ASM3311817v1, whole genome shotgun sequence DNA contains the following:
- the NKX1-2 gene encoding NK1 transcription factor-related protein 2, whose product MLAWQDGGAKAAPSHHKISFSVLDILDPQKFTRSALPAVRPALREAKKSLAEAEGRKDASRDPVPQREAPDAAGRGAGLASPLEGSEAEEAEEEDEDVEDARRRRGEPAAHLQAGLTLSPEARAAASAAGESGAGGLAGSPGSPRPRRRRAEPSGSKPRRARTAFTYEQLVALENKFRATRYLSVCERLNLALSLSLTETQVKIWFQNRRTKWKKQNPGAEGAAQAGGGAPQPGAAAASGGGGAGGSPGPPGPGAHPFQTFPSYSAANVLFPAAASFPLTATGGSFAPFLGPSYLTPFYAPHL is encoded by the exons ATGCTGGCATGGCAGGACGGCGGGGCCAAGGCGGCTCCCTCCCACCACAAGATCTCCTTCTCGGTTCTGGACATCTTGGACCCGCAGAAATTCACCCGCTCTGCGCTCCCAGCCGTGCGTCCGGCTCTCCGGGAAGCCAAGAAAAGTTTGGCAGAGGCCGAAGGAAGGAAGGACGCCAGCCGGGACCCGGTTCCGCAGCGAGAGGCGCCTG ATGCTGCGGGCCGCGGCGCCGGCTTGGCGTCCCCTCTGGAAGGGTCGGAGGCGGAGGAGGCGGAAGAGGAGGACGAGGATGTGGAGGAcgcgcggcggcggcgcggggaaCCGGCTGCGCACCTGCAGGCGGGCCTGACCCTCTCCCCCGAGGCGCGGGCCGCGGCGTCGGCGGCAGGGGAGAGCGGCGCGGGCGGCCTCGCGGGCTCTCCCGGCTCCCCGCGGCCCAGGCGCCGGCGCGCGGAGCCCAGCGGCTCCAAGCCGCGGCGCGCGCGCACCGCCTTCACCTACGAGCAGCTAGTGGCTCTGGAGAACAAGTTCCGGGCCACGCGCTACCTGTCCGTGTGCGAGCGCCTGAACCTCGCGCTCTCGCTCAGCCTCACTGAGACGCAGGTCAAAATTTGGTTCCAGAACCGCAGGACCAAGTGGAAGAAGCAGAACCCCGGCGCCGAAGGTGCGGCGCAGGCGGGAGGTGGCGCGCCCCAGCCCGGGGCTGCGGCggcgagcggcggcggcggcgcaggGGGCAGCCCAGGTCCGCCGGGCCCGGGCGCGCATCCTTTCCAGACTTTCCCCTCCTACTCGGCGGCCAACGTCCTTTTCCCGGCCGCCGCCTCCTTCCCGCTGACGGCCACCGGGGGCTCCTTCGCGCCCTTCCTCGGGCCCTCCTATCTGACCCCTTTCTACGCCCCGCATCTATGA